The Bacillota bacterium genome segment CGCGAAACCGCCGGCCCACGTCAGGAAGAGCATGACCAGCAGCAGCCCCGCCGCGACGCGCGCACGATCCCATGCCTGCGCGATCCGTACCATGGCGATCACGGTCCTTGTGTGCCGGCGCCGGAGCCCGTGCTCGAGCCGGAGAGTGTCGCGTCAGAGCCGCCGTCCGCTCCGCCGGAGCCGCCGTCCGCCGGCGAGCCCCCGCCCTGGGAACCGGTCCCGCTCCCGGCGGGCGCGCCCGTGGGCCCGGCAGGCGGCGGTCACCGGTGGGCGGGCGACGCCCCGCGCCTCCAGGTCCTCGCGGGAGAAGAGCTGGCGGGGACTCCCCTCCGCCACCAGCCGCCCCGCGTCGAGGAGGAGCAGCCGGTCGGCCCAGGCGGCCAGGCGCTCGACCTTCTGCTCGGCGATGAGCACGGTGGTCCCGCCGCGGCGGATGGTCTCCAGCGCCTCGAAAACCTCGCGCGTCCCGGCGGGGTCGAGCTGGGAGGTGGGCTCGTCCAGCACCAGCACCTCGGGCTCCAGGACCAGCACCGAGGCGATGGCCAGGCGCTGCATCTGGCCGCCCGAAAGGGTGAAGGGGTTGCGCTCGGCCAGGCGGTCGAGGCCGAGCAGGCGCAGCACCCGGTCGATCCGCCGGCGCATGGCCTCGCGGGGGATGCCCGCGTTCTCGAGGCCGAAGGCGACTTCCTCGTAGACGGTCAAGCGGGCGCCGGTGATCTGGGTGAAGGGATTCTGGAAGACGAGGCCGGCGTGGCGGCTGAGTTCGGCGACGGGCGTGGTCTGGGCGTCACGCCCGAGGAGGCGGACGCTGCCGCCCACGGCACCCCGGTAGAACTGCGGCACCAGCCCCACCAGCGCCTGGCAGAGCGTCGACTTGCCGGCGCCGGTGGGGCCGATCAGGCCGACCACCTCGCCGCGGCGGAGCTGGAGGCTGACGCCGTCGAGCGCCGGCTTCGCGGCGCCCGGGTACCGGTAGCGGAGGTCGCGGACCTCGACCACGGCCTCTACGGCCATCGGCCCACCCCGCCCGCCACCCGCAGCAGGAGCGCCAGGAGAAGGAAGAGCGCCGCCAGGCCGCGGAGGAGGAGCGCCCCGCGCCCCACCGCTTCCTCGCGCAGGAACGTCCGCGGGCCCCGGGCGGAGAAGCCGCGCACCTCCAGCGCCAGCGCGCGCTCGTGGGCGGCGAGGAGCGAGCCGGTGACGAGCGGCGTGACGAGAGGAAGCAGGGCGCGGAGGCGGACGGCGAGGCTTCCTTCCGTCTCCATGCCGCGCGAGCGCTGCGCGTCGAGGATGGTGGAGGCGGTGGCCACCATGGCCGGGATCACCTGCAGCACCGCCACGATCACGTAGCCCAGGCGCGGCGAGAGACCGCGCCGGACCAGCGCCTCCACCAGGTCCGAGGGCCGCGTCGCCATCACCAGGAGGGCGGTCGCGGTCAGGATGTCGAAGAGGCGGAGCGCCAGGAGGAGCCCGAGGAGGAGCCCCTCGCGGTAGAGGACGAGCGGCCCGGCCCGGAGGACGGGGTGGAGGTTGCCCGGGTAGACCAGCCCCTGGACGACGAAGAACGTCACCGCCAGGAAACCGGCGCCGGCCAGGACGGGCAGGAGCGCGCGCAGGAGGCCGGCCGAGCCCAGGACCGCCGCCAGAAGGAGCCACAGGCCGAGACTGGCCGGCGGGGCCGGCAGCACGAAGACCAGCGCCACGGCCGCCAGCGCCAGCCCCAGCTTGGTCAGGGGGTCGAGCCGGTGGAGCCAGCTGTCGCCGGGGACGTAGAGGCTCGAGCCGCGCGCCCTCACAGCCGCTCGATCTCGCGGACCGGTCCGAACGACCGGACGAAGCGCTCCGGCAGGGCCCGGTAGACCAGGTAGGCGACGAAGACCGTCACCACCTTGTCGGGCAGGTCGACCGCCGCCTCATCGACGAAGGAAGCCAGCCAGACCGGCCAGCCCGACCGGACCAGGACGGCGTAGATCGCGTCCCCCCAGACGTTGCCGGTCTGGCCGTGCCAGAGGAGGACGTTGATCGGCGTGGAGACGACCGCCGCCACCGCGGCCACGATCAGGCCGGTCACCAGCGCCCGGGCCGGCGTCCGGATCCAGCCGGCGAAGGCCAGGTAGCCGGCGGCAAGGCCGATGCCGAGGCTCGTGATCAGGTACCAGAAGGAGACGGGGTCCGCGGTCAGGCCGTAGATCGCGTTGTTGACGGCTCCGGAGAGGGCGCCGATCCAGGGCCCGGCCAGCATGCCGGAGAGGATGGTGCCGACGGAGTCCAGCCAGAGCGGAAGCTTGAGGGTGGCGGCGAAGAGCTTGCCCACGTAGTTGATCCCCACCGCCACGGGGATGAGGGCGAGCGAGAGCGTGGTCAGGCGAAACGACCAGACCTTGCCTTCCTGGGCCATGCGCGGGCACCCCCTGGGCGCCGGGCCGGCTCGGCTCGGCCCGCCTGCCCTGATTTGAGAGGGAGTATTGGCCGGACGCCGCCCCGTTCCCTTGCGGTCTCCCCCGCCCCGCCGGCTCCGGCTACTCGCCGTGGAGCACCATCTCCTCGGCCACCCGGGCGGCCGCCTCCACCACCCGCTCGATCTCCTCCTCGCCGTGCGCCGCCGAGAGCGCGCCGCCCCCGTTGACCAGGTAGACCCCATGGGCGAGCATGCCCAGGCGGAACGCGTGGTCGCGGCGGAAGAGGTCCGTCCTCCGCTCCACGTCCTCGTTGTTCCGGATCTCGGCCTCGGGCGGGTCGGGGAAGGCCACCGAGAAGAGCGAGCCGACGCCGAAGACGCGCGCCGGGAGGCCGGCGGCGGCGAAGGCTTCCTCGAGGCCGCGGCGGAGGCGCTCCCCCTTCGCCTCCAGCTCCTCGTAGAGCGCCGGCGCGCGCTCCTCCAGGTGGCGGACCATGGCCAAGCCGGCCGCCATGGCCGCCGGCATGGCGGAGAAGGTGCCGCCCCCCGCCAGGACCGCCTCCCCCTTCCGGCGGCCGCTGGTCGGGCTGGCCAGCTCCAGGATCTCTCGCCGCCCGGCGATCGCCGCCACCGGCATGCCGCCGCCGACCACCTTCCCCAGCGTGAAGAGGTCGGGCCTCACCCCGTAGCGCCCCTGGGCGCCGGTCAGGCCGAGGCGGAAGCCGGTGATCACCTCGTCCAGGATGAGGAGGGCCCCGGCGCGCTCGGTCAGCTCCCGGACCCGCTGGAGGTACCCGGGCTCGGGCGGGACGAAGGCGTTCTGGACCGGCTCGAGGATCACCGCCGCCAGCTCCGAGCCGTACCGCTCCACGGCGCGCCGGGTGTCCTCGAAGTCGTTGTACGAGAAGGCGTCCACCGCCTCGTCCACGCCCGGCGGCAGGCCCGCGCTCTCCGGCAGCTCCATGG includes the following:
- a CDS encoding ABC transporter ATP-binding protein gives rise to the protein MAVEAVVEVRDLRYRYPGAAKPALDGVSLQLRRGEVVGLIGPTGAGKSTLCQALVGLVPQFYRGAVGGSVRLLGRDAQTTPVAELSRHAGLVFQNPFTQITGARLTVYEEVAFGLENAGIPREAMRRRIDRVLRLLGLDRLAERNPFTLSGGQMQRLAIASVLVLEPEVLVLDEPTSQLDPAGTREVFEALETIRRGGTTVLIAEQKVERLAAWADRLLLLDAGRLVAEGSPRQLFSREDLEARGVARPPVTAACRAHGRARRERDRFPGRGLAGGRRLRRSGRRL
- a CDS encoding energy-coupling factor transporter transmembrane component T; this translates as MRARGSSLYVPGDSWLHRLDPLTKLGLALAAVALVFVLPAPPASLGLWLLLAAVLGSAGLLRALLPVLAGAGFLAVTFFVVQGLVYPGNLHPVLRAGPLVLYREGLLLGLLLALRLFDILTATALLVMATRPSDLVEALVRRGLSPRLGYVIVAVLQVIPAMVATASTILDAQRSRGMETEGSLAVRLRALLPLVTPLVTGSLLAAHERALALEVRGFSARGPRTFLREEAVGRGALLLRGLAALFLLLALLLRVAGGVGRWP
- a CDS encoding ECF transporter S component, which codes for MAQEGKVWSFRLTTLSLALIPVAVGINYVGKLFAATLKLPLWLDSVGTILSGMLAGPWIGALSGAVNNAIYGLTADPVSFWYLITSLGIGLAAGYLAFAGWIRTPARALVTGLIVAAVAAVVSTPINVLLWHGQTGNVWGDAIYAVLVRSGWPVWLASFVDEAAVDLPDKVVTVFVAYLVYRALPERFVRSFGPVREIERL
- a CDS encoding aminotransferase class III-fold pyridoxal phosphate-dependent enzyme, with amino-acid sequence MELPESAGLPPGVDEAVDAFSYNDFEDTRRAVERYGSELAAVILEPVQNAFVPPEPGYLQRVRELTERAGALLILDEVITGFRLGLTGAQGRYGVRPDLFTLGKVVGGGMPVAAIAGRREILELASPTSGRRKGEAVLAGGGTFSAMPAAMAAGLAMVRHLEERAPALYEELEAKGERLRRGLEEAFAAAGLPARVFGVGSLFSVAFPDPPEAEIRNNEDVERRTDLFRRDHAFRLGMLAHGVYLVNGGGALSAAHGEEEIERVVEAAARVAEEMVLHGE